The following are encoded together in the Candidatus Omnitrophota bacterium genome:
- a CDS encoding divergent PAP2 family protein has protein sequence MVAQDFLSDIVRNKILIITFAAWIFAQCIKVFLGVIREKRFNFRWFIGTGGMPSSHAAGATALATTCGLTLGFASPVFALATVFALVTMFDAQGVRRETGQQATILNKILEDIYWKGKIESDRLKELIGHTPVQVFVGSLFGLFVALIMY, from the coding sequence ATGGTAGCGCAGGATTTTCTAAGCGATATTGTTCGCAATAAGATACTGATCATTACCTTTGCGGCATGGATTTTCGCGCAATGTATTAAGGTTTTTCTGGGCGTTATTAGAGAAAAAAGGTTTAATTTTCGCTGGTTCATCGGAACCGGCGGCATGCCGTCTAGCCATGCGGCCGGGGCAACAGCCTTAGCAACAACCTGTGGATTAACGCTGGGATTTGCTTCTCCCGTATTTGCCCTAGCAACAGTCTTTGCGTTGGTTACCATGTTTGATGCTCAAGGCGTTCGCCGGGAAACCGGACAACAAGCGACCATCCTTAATAAAATCCTGGAAGATATTTACTGGAAGGGAAAAATCGAGTCTGATCGGCTGAAGGAGCTGATCGGGCATACGCCGGTTCAGGTTTTTGTCGGGTCTTTATTCGGGCTTTTTGTCGCGCTTATTATGTATTGA